One Desulfobacterales bacterium DNA segment encodes these proteins:
- a CDS encoding ATPase P, with product MMIEISIPGRGKLQCRYLVLDYNGTLAVDGRLIEGVRETLQQLSDKLEIHVLTADTFGKARSGLTGISCKLSILPIDRQDIGKREYVIDLGAEFCVCIGNGRNDRLMLKEASHGIAVIQEEGAAAETLLAADVVCSGIISALDLLSNPLRLVATLRI from the coding sequence ATGATGATAGAGATTTCGATTCCCGGGCGCGGAAAACTGCAGTGCCGATATCTTGTTCTTGATTACAACGGAACCCTGGCGGTTGACGGCCGCCTGATTGAGGGCGTCAGGGAAACCCTGCAGCAATTGTCGGACAAGCTTGAAATCCATGTTTTAACGGCGGATACATTTGGAAAAGCGCGCTCGGGTCTGACCGGAATTAGTTGTAAACTTTCCATCCTGCCGATTGACCGTCAGGATATCGGCAAGCGCGAATATGTAATTGATCTGGGTGCCGAGTTCTGCGTATGTATTGGAAACGGACGGAATGACCGCCTGATGCTCAAGGAAGCGTCCCACGGCATTGCGGTTATTCAGGAGGAAGGGGCGGCAGCGGAAACATTGCTGGCAGCCGATGTGGTGTGCAGCGGGATTATTTCTGCGCTGGATCTTCTCAGCAATCCCCTGCGCCTGGTAGCCACCTTGAGGATATAG
- a CDS encoding PfkB family carbohydrate kinase: MASIDVLCVGQASYDLVFSVSRHPGPDEKSAASLFAGCGGGPAANAAVTAARLGRRAAFAGYLGNDVYGRIHQEELARDNVRTDFVYRGSVQTPLSAILVKPDGKRTVVNYKDPAIPPPADPAAFLFDCRPKVILFDGHEPHLAPIFMAHAKKGGIPTVLDAGSVHAGTRELVGAVDYLVASEKFSRDFTGEKEVVRAAQKLHHYAPAVVVTRGEAGLVWQTAEGAGQLEAFAVEAIDTTGAGDAFHGAFCAGLSEKMDWLDLLRYSSAAAALACTGYGARPAIPDADAVDRFLKTVNK, from the coding sequence ATGGCGTCCATTGATGTGCTATGTGTCGGGCAGGCGTCTTACGACCTTGTGTTTTCGGTCTCCCGCCATCCCGGTCCGGACGAAAAAAGCGCTGCCTCCCTGTTTGCCGGCTGCGGGGGCGGACCGGCCGCCAATGCAGCCGTAACCGCTGCCCGCCTCGGGCGCAGGGCCGCTTTTGCCGGGTATCTGGGCAATGACGTTTACGGCCGGATTCATCAGGAGGAGCTGGCGCGTGACAATGTACGGACGGATTTTGTATATCGGGGAAGCGTGCAGACACCGCTGTCGGCAATTCTGGTGAAGCCCGATGGAAAGCGTACCGTCGTCAACTATAAAGATCCGGCGATTCCGCCGCCGGCCGACCCGGCCGCCTTTCTGTTTGATTGCCGTCCCAAAGTTATCCTGTTTGACGGTCATGAACCGCACCTCGCTCCGATTTTTATGGCGCATGCCAAAAAGGGGGGCATACCGACCGTCCTGGATGCAGGTTCCGTTCATGCCGGGACCCGGGAACTTGTCGGTGCGGTCGACTATCTCGTTGCTTCGGAAAAATTTTCAAGAGACTTTACCGGGGAAAAAGAGGTTGTTCGGGCGGCTCAAAAATTGCACCATTATGCCCCTGCGGTGGTTGTCACCCGGGGCGAGGCAGGGCTTGTCTGGCAGACGGCCGAAGGCGCCGGGCAACTGGAAGCTTTTGCAGTTGAGGCAATCGATACCACCGGCGCCGGTGATGCATTTCACGGCGCTTTTTGCGCGGGTCTTTCAGAAAAAATGGATTGGCTGGATCTGCTGCGTTATAGCAGCGCGGCCGCTGCGCTGGCCTGCACCGGCTATGGCGCCCGTCCGGCGATACCCGATGCGGACGCAGTGGATCGATTTCTAAAAACGGTCAACAAATAG